TCGGAGGTAAATTGATCATTTCGAAATTAAAATAATCGGTTTCCACTTCCGGCCCTTCTGTTACCTCAAAGCCTAAGCCGATAAAAATATCCTCGATTTCTTCCACTACAGCCGTCAGCGGGTGGGTGGAGCCTTGAGTCATCGGCCTCCCCGGCAATGTTACATCGATTTCTTCATCTTCAAGCCTTTGTTCCAATTCGGCTTTCTCAAAAACATCTGTTTTCTTGGCCAGTGCCTCTTGAATTGTTTCGCGAACCTCATTGGCCTTTTGGCCGACGACAGGACGTTCTTCGGCAGATAGTTGGCCCATCCCGCGCAGAACACCCGTAATGGCACCTTTTTTTCCAAGATATCGGATGCGCACTTGTTCAAGTGCTTTCTTGTCACCGCTTGTCTTTACGGCTTCGAGCGCTTCCGATTCAAGCGCCTTTAATCGTTCAATCATCTCATGTATCCTCCTTCGCCCAGCAATACGATATCGCCAGTTTATTTTTCGAAAATAAAAAACCCCCGCCCCTAAAAAAGGGACGAAGGTTTCGCGGTACCACCCTTGTTAACGACACCAGCTGTCGCTCACTCATGCAAATAACGGCTTGCACCCGGTACACTTTTTTTCGGTAATAAATGACCCGTCATTCCAGTGCCAACTCCAGAGTGAATTCCTAAGTTCTTAACGCAGGGAAGCTCCCAATCCATGACTTCCCCTTCCTGGCCGCCAGTGTTCCAAGTACTACGCTCTTTCATTGTTTTTTCGTTATGCTTGGTATTACAAACAGTATAATCCGTTTTTTTATCTGTTTCAAGTCATGAACGATCAATAACCGGCCCGGTCGCCCATAAAGCTTTCGATCATTTTATATTCTTCTTTTTGCAATGGTTTTTCTGCCGGTCCTTCGATAATTTCTCCGGTGTAGGAAAATCTTGATCCGTGGCATGGGCAATCCCAGGTACGGTCCCCGTCGTTCCAATTCACCTCGCAGCCCGCATGTGTACAAGTCGTATCAACGACGTGCAGGTCGCCATCTTTATCCCGATATGCGCCTTTTCGTTTTCCTTCTACCCGCACGACAGCCCCTTCGTCTTTTGCCAAGGATTTCATTTCCTTATTGGATGACTCTGCTTTCCCTTCAACAAGATGCTTCGCCACATCGAAGTTTTCACGAAGAAAATGTTTCAGGCTGGGGTCGGCATGAAAACGGGTTGGTGTAAAGAGGTCTGCGAATCGGTTCTCTTTTTCCTGAACAATATCTCTAAGCAACATTGCAGCGGCCGTTCCATTGGTCATTCCCCATTTTCGGTAACCGGTGGCGACAAGAATGTTCTGCTCGGAGGTTTGCGAGGTCAAATGGCCGACATATGGAAGTTTGTCCAGCGTCGTCAAATCCTGCGTGGACCAACGATTGACTTGTTTTTCGATGCCGAGCACTTCATCACCGAACGTCTGCAAAGCGTCGTAATGCTCATGGGTGTCTATCCCCTGTCCCGTTTTATGGCTTTCTCCGCCGACGAGGACTAACTCTTCGCCCTCAATGTTGGCAGAACGAAGCGAACGAGTGGGTTGATCCACGCTTAAATACATGCCACCCGGGTAGGCCGTCTTTGATTTTATGGCGGTAACATAGGAACGCTCCGCGTGCATTCTTGTAAAATAAAAACCGGTCCCTTCATAAAACGGAAAATGGGAACACGATAAAATATATTTTGCCTGGATATCTGCTTCGCGGGTGATAACGGATAGTTCTTCTCCCCGTTTCACGTGGACGGCGGTTGTGTTCTCAAAAATCCGTCCGCCTTTGTCGACGATTGCTTGTACAAGCGGTGCCAAGTAATGAAGTGGGTGAAATTGAGCCTGATCCTTCATCACCAATGCATTTTTGACGTTAATATCAATTGGGAGTTCCTCGAGAAGATCCCCGTCGATGTTGAGTTTTTCATAAGCCGCTGCTTCTTTTTCCAATTTCTTCTTATATTTCGGAGTGGTCGCGTAAATATAAGCGTCTTGCCTGCGGAAATCACAGTTGATTCCATGTTTGTCAATTGTTTCACGAATGAAAGCCATCGCTTCCATATTCGCTTCATAGTAAAGCCTTGCATTTGTTTCGCCCAAATGTTGAATAAATTCATCATAGATCAGTCCGTGCTGAGCGGTTACTTTCGCGGTGGTATGCCCGGTTGTTCCATTGAGCAACTTCCCGGCTTCTACCAACGCGACTTGGAAACCTTCTTGAACGAGGAGATATGCGGCTGTAATGCCCGTGATCCCACCTCCGACGATAACAACATCTGTTTTCATATCATCTTTTAACGGATCAAAGTCCGGTAGGTCGACCGATGCTTGCCAGGAAGTTTCCGCAAACTTTTCTTGCGTTTGTTGATCTGCCATTAAAAGCGCTCCTTCATTAGAAAACTTGGCTTT
The Salicibibacter kimchii DNA segment above includes these coding regions:
- a CDS encoding FAD-dependent oxidoreductase, giving the protein MADQQTQEKFAETSWQASVDLPDFDPLKDDMKTDVVIVGGGITGITAAYLLVQEGFQVALVEAGKLLNGTTGHTTAKVTAQHGLIYDEFIQHLGETNARLYYEANMEAMAFIRETIDKHGINCDFRRQDAYIYATTPKYKKKLEKEAAAYEKLNIDGDLLEELPIDINVKNALVMKDQAQFHPLHYLAPLVQAIVDKGGRIFENTTAVHVKRGEELSVITREADIQAKYILSCSHFPFYEGTGFYFTRMHAERSYVTAIKSKTAYPGGMYLSVDQPTRSLRSANIEGEELVLVGGESHKTGQGIDTHEHYDALQTFGDEVLGIEKQVNRWSTQDLTTLDKLPYVGHLTSQTSEQNILVATGYRKWGMTNGTAAAMLLRDIVQEKENRFADLFTPTRFHADPSLKHFLRENFDVAKHLVEGKAESSNKEMKSLAKDEGAVVRVEGKRKGAYRDKDGDLHVVDTTCTHAGCEVNWNDGDRTWDCPCHGSRFSYTGEIIEGPAEKPLQKEEYKMIESFMGDRAGY